The following coding sequences are from one Streptomyces dengpaensis window:
- a CDS encoding STAS domain-containing protein gives MYRHDRENRALITLSGEIDLESAPLVRASLERCRRDGIRTIDVDLTPVTFCDCSGLNAFLRAAQQTTVVGGTLRLHHPPTTLAQIIDLAGCGFLLLGPPFDHMPPSLRGTPATPPQAPPHRSVPPVPVLSGNVR, from the coding sequence GTGTACCGCCATGACCGAGAGAATCGGGCGCTGATCACCCTGTCCGGTGAGATCGACCTCGAATCCGCGCCGTTGGTGCGCGCGTCCCTGGAGCGGTGCCGGCGGGACGGTATCCGCACCATCGACGTCGACCTAACTCCCGTCACCTTCTGCGACTGCAGCGGACTCAACGCATTCCTCCGGGCTGCGCAGCAGACCACCGTGGTCGGCGGGACCCTGCGACTGCACCATCCACCGACGACGCTGGCTCAGATTATCGACCTCGCCGGCTGCGGGTTCCTGCTCCTCGGCCCTCCGTTCGACCACATGCCGCCTTCTCTCCGGGGCACCCCGGCCACCCCCCCTCAAGCGCCGCCGCACCGGTCTGTCCCGCCTGTACCTGTTCTCTCGGGCAATGTGCGATGA
- a CDS encoding ANTAR domain-containing protein, which produces MSRCLEAVARVGPDGRSARIQVLVAEQAVRRGARVGVVDVCTAAVAALPVGGAGLSAMSRAAGSHPVCSTDDISEQLEELQLTLGEGPCVDAFIHGSAVLTPDLLTGALQDRWVVFADAALDAGARAVFALPLQIGAISPGVLDLYADVPTVLDAEELADALAFADLATLLLLDARIDETGAPVGGPSPDRGFEDLGAYRAEIDQATGILTVQLGVGIDEAFVRLRAYAFMQGRRLADVAADVVARRLRFSPDTEPRRTDEET; this is translated from the coding sequence TTGTCACGATGCCTGGAGGCGGTGGCTCGGGTGGGGCCTGACGGGCGGTCGGCCCGTATTCAGGTGCTGGTGGCCGAGCAGGCGGTCCGACGAGGTGCCCGGGTCGGTGTGGTGGACGTATGCACCGCGGCCGTGGCCGCGCTCCCGGTCGGCGGGGCCGGGCTGTCGGCGATGTCCAGGGCCGCGGGGAGCCATCCGGTGTGCAGCACCGACGACATCAGCGAGCAGCTGGAAGAGCTCCAGCTCACGCTGGGCGAGGGGCCCTGCGTGGACGCCTTCATCCATGGCTCGGCCGTCCTGACGCCCGATCTGCTGACCGGTGCACTGCAGGACCGCTGGGTCGTGTTCGCGGATGCGGCCCTGGACGCAGGGGCACGCGCCGTCTTCGCGCTCCCCCTGCAGATCGGGGCGATCAGCCCGGGAGTCCTGGACCTGTACGCCGACGTGCCGACCGTGCTGGACGCCGAGGAACTGGCCGACGCGCTGGCCTTCGCCGATCTCGCGACGCTGCTCCTGCTCGATGCGCGGATCGACGAGACGGGCGCGCCGGTCGGCGGGCCGTCGCCGGACCGCGGCTTCGAGGACCTGGGCGCTTACCGGGCTGAGATCGACCAGGCAACCGGCATCCTCACCGTCCAGCTCGGCGTCGGCATCGACGAGGCCTTCGTCCGGCTGCGCGCCTACGCCTTCATGCAGGGACGTCGGCTCGCCGACGTGGCCGCCGACGTGGTGGCCCGTCGGCTCCGCTTCTCCCCGGACACGGAACCCAGACGGACCGACGAGGAGACCTGA
- a CDS encoding GAF and ANTAR domain-containing protein produces the protein MNQQLLAKTFVELADNLVADFDLIDFLRLLTDRCVGLLGASAAGVLLADRDGELRVMAASDEQVRLLELFQLQNDEGPCLECFRTGSPVIVPDLTRKVDRWPRFVTAAHRSGFGAVQALPMRLRDETVGALNLFHTAPGPFDPLATHIAQALADVATISLLQQRTAHRSTVLNEQLQTALNSRVLIEQAKGKLAERQGIDMEQAFSALRGYARAHNRRLADVARAFIDDSEPLPSLGS, from the coding sequence ATGAATCAGCAGCTCCTGGCCAAGACCTTCGTCGAGCTGGCGGACAACCTGGTCGCCGACTTCGATCTGATCGATTTCCTGCGCCTGCTCACAGACCGTTGCGTAGGGCTGCTCGGCGCGAGTGCCGCCGGTGTGCTGCTCGCGGACCGCGACGGCGAGCTACGCGTGATGGCCGCCTCCGACGAACAGGTACGGCTGCTGGAACTCTTCCAGCTCCAGAACGACGAAGGCCCCTGCCTGGAGTGCTTCCGCACCGGCTCTCCCGTGATCGTCCCCGACCTCACCCGGAAGGTCGACCGCTGGCCGCGCTTCGTCACGGCGGCCCACCGCAGCGGCTTCGGGGCGGTCCAGGCGCTGCCCATGCGCCTGCGGGACGAGACCGTGGGCGCCCTGAACCTCTTCCACACCGCGCCCGGCCCCTTCGACCCACTCGCCACGCACATCGCCCAGGCCTTGGCCGACGTCGCCACCATCAGCCTGCTGCAACAACGCACCGCTCACCGCAGCACGGTGCTCAACGAGCAGCTGCAGACGGCGCTGAACAGCCGGGTGCTGATCGAACAGGCCAAGGGGAAGCTCGCCGAACGCCAGGGCATCGACATGGAACAGGCTTTCAGCGCGCTGCGCGGATACGCCCGCGCCCACAACCGGCGCCTGGCCGACGTGGCCCGCGCCTTCATCGACGACTCCGAACCCCTTCCCAGTCTGGGGTCCTGA